One Salmo trutta chromosome 12, fSalTru1.1, whole genome shotgun sequence genomic region harbors:
- the LOC115203153 gene encoding 5-hydroxyisourate hydrolase, with protein sequence MSTSRLQHIKDHLLGEYTCAEMAAPYSPLTTHVLNTGMGVPGARMALSLHRMDPSTSLWNLLTTGTTNDDGRCPGLITSETFTPAVYKMRFETGQYWESLGETSFYPYVEIVFTITDHSQKFHIPLLCSRFSYTTYRGS encoded by the exons ATGAGTACCAGCAGATTACAGCACATAAAGGATCATCTTTTGGGTGAATACACG TGTGCAGAGATGGCAGCTCCATACAGCCCACTGACCACTCACGTCCTGAACACCGGGATGGGCGTCCCTGGAGCCCGCATGGCCCTCAGCCTGCATCGCATGGATCCCTCCACTTCACTCTGGAACCTTCTCACCACAGG CACTACTAATGATGATGGGCGCTGCCCAGGACTCATCACCAGCGAAACTTTCACTCCAGCGGTGTACAAGATGCGCTTTGAGACGGGCCAATACTGGGAGAGTCTGGGAGAGACCTCTTTCTACCCATACGTCGAG ATAGTCTTCACCATAACGGACCACAGTCAGAAGTTCCATATTCCTCTGCTCTGCAGCCGCTTCTCCTACACTACCTACCGGGGGAGCTAG